The genomic stretch TTATTAATTTTCGCAAAGGAAAGTCAAAATCGCCATGCGTATAGGCACCAATTGACGTATGCCCCTTTTGAATTGACGGATGGGGGTTTGGAGTGGATTGATGTGTTTTTGGAGGGTTGGATTGAGGGGGTCAGAGGTCAGAGGCCGGAAGTCGGAAGCTCGGTCGCTGAGCGGAGTCGAAGCGACGTGATGCCAAATCGGAAGTCTTGGTTCTTGAATCTCTGCTCTTTCGCCCTTTGTCCATCGTCCTTTGTCTTTCGTCTTGACTCTTGATTCCACCTAATCCACCTATTGTTCATTGAACCAACACGAATTCCACGAATTATCACGAACTCTGGATGAAGATTTCAGAAGTCAGAAGTCGGAAGCTCGGTCGCTGAGCGTAGTCGAAGCGACATGATGCCAAATCTGAAGTATTGGTTCTTGAATCCACCAGACCCTATCACATTGTTTATTGCTTATTCTCCATTGTTGAAGGATAAAGCGGTGACATTTCTTACTTTTACGGTTCTAAACAGAAAACTCCATACTATGAAAAAATCACTTTTTATTGCTATGTCCTTTTTTGTTGTTTCAATGGCCTCGGCCCAGACAGAAGAGGAACTCAAAGCACAGATTGCCCCAAAAAAGGACTCCATTGCAGCCATACAATCTCGTGTAAATGCTTTACAGGCACAACTGGATGCACTACCGGGCTGGAAGATCGGTGCTTTCGGGACCATCGGTGGAAGCCTGTCCCAGTTCAACAATTGGTTTGCGCAAGGTATTCCCAACAACTCATCCGGTAATATCGGATTTACCGTAAATGCTTTTGCCAATCTTCAAGAAGAAAAATTCTTTTGGAGGAACGCGGCCAATGTAAACCTCGCTTGGGTAAAACTGGATGATAAGGACGACCCAACGGACGATGATAGCTTCCGCCAAGCCACAGATGTATTCAATATTTCATCCTTATATGGTAGAAAATTGAGCGAAAAATTCGCCATTTCGGCCCTTGCAGAATACAGGACCACTATTTTGAGCAACTTTAACGACCCCGGTTATCTGGACCTTGGTGTGGGTGCCACGTGGACCCCGATTCCGGATTTGGTGGTGGTGATGCATCCGCTCAACTACAACTTTGTATTTAGCAGCGAGGATAATATTTTCGAATCTTCCATGGGTGCCAAGATCGTGGCGGATTATACCAAACAAATAGGTGCCGTGAGCTTTAAAAGTAACCTATCCCTGTTCCAAAGTTATAAGAGCAGCGACCTGAGCAACTGGACCTGGACCAACTCCTTCAGCTATAAACTATGGAAAATGATCGGAGTAGGGTTCGATTTTGGTTTGAGGAACAACAAACAAGAGACGCTCAACTATATCGTGAACAATGCTCCGACTCCAAACCCGGATGCCACATTCGATACGATTGACAACGAATTGCAGACCTACTGGACCTTAGGGCTCAGCTATAAGTTCTGATTTAAATATGAAGCATAAAAAAAGCCACCGAAACGGTGGCTTTTTTGTGGGGTGAAAAATGTTTTCTATGTTTTTAAGACCATGGTCTAAGTAGGTTAAGATCGATGAAGATCTGCGTTCGACACTAAAATGACTTAAAAACAATGTGAAAGTAGGCCAAGGGTAGTAATTGCCTAAACTTTTGTTGTGAACTGGCCCAAAATTGTTGTGAAATAAAAAATAAGTGGTTGTTCGTCGAGGAAGTTTGCCCGGATCAATACTCGTCCAAATGTTCCGGGTACAAAAAGTTATTGTACGGGAACCGGGTTACATGGATATCGCGTACCGCATCGTAGACCCGTTTTCTAAACTCGTCCATGTTTTCCTTGTTCAGCGCAGAGATAAAAAGCGCTTTGTCCCCAATTTTATTGAACCACGTTTTTTTCCATTCCTCCAAAGTAAAGTGGGCCGAAGTGCGTTCCGTCACCAGATCATCCTCATCTATTTCCTCCGGACGGTACTGGTCGATTTTATTGAACACCATAATACAGGGCTTGTCCGAACTTTCGATTTCGTCCAAAATTTGGTTGACCGAGTCAATGTGCTCTTCAAAATTTGGGTGGGAAATATCCACCACATGCAGCAAAAGGTCGGCTTCCCTTACCTCGTCCAAAGTACTTTTGAAGCTTTCCACCAATTGTGTGGGCAACTTTCTGATGAATCCTACCGTATCGCTCAACAAAAAGGGCAAGTTGCCCAGTACCACTTTTCTTACCGTGGTATCCAGTGTGGCGAAGAGCTTGTTTTCGGCAAAAACATCACTTTTACTGATCACGTTCATTAAAGTGGACTTCCCTACGTTGGTGTACCCTACCAAAGCCACCCTTACCAAAGAACCGCGGTTGCCCCGCTGCGTCTCCATTTGGCGGTCAATTTTGGCAAGTTTCTTTTTGAGAAGGGCAATCCGGTCGCGAACAATACGTCTATCCGTTTCAATTTCGGTTTCACCCGGTCCACGCATTCCAATACCACCCCGCTGACGCTCCAAGTGTGTCCAAAGGCCGGTCAATCTGGGCAATAAATATTCATATTGCGCCAGCTCCACCTGCGTACGGGCATAGCTTGTTTTGGCACGTTGCGCAAAAATGTCGAGAATAAGGCTGGTCCTGTCCAAAACCTTGCACTTCAACAACTTTTCTATATTGTTCTGTTGTGCCGGGGATAGCTCATCATCAAAAATAACGGAGCCTATCTCGTTTTCCTTTACAAATTGGCGCACCTCTTCCATTTTACCGCTACCGATATAGGTCTTTGGATTGGGCACATCTATGCGTTGTATAAACCTTTTTTCGACCTCCCCACCAGCGGTATAGGTCAAAAATTCAAGTTCATCCAAGTATTCCTTTACCTTGTCCTCATCTTGGTACTGGTTCAATACACCGATCAGTACCGCCTTTTCATATTCTATTGATTTCTTTTCTAGCATCAAATGGGTTTAGAATGCAAATTTACACAATGTTTTGGAAGCTATTTTTGTACTTTGTCCCTTCTATTCGTCAACCCTTATACTTTTTTCATTGCAAAAACAGGAAAACAGATATACCATAGCATTCTACAACCTCGAAAATTTCTTTGATACCATCGACGACCCTTATCTGTTGGATGATGATTTTACACCCAACGGCTTTAAACGGTGGAACAAATCCAAATTTTGGAACAAAACCAATAAGATTTCACGTACCATTTCCAGCATAGGATTGGAGGAGAGCCATCACCCGCCCGTTTTGGTGGGATTGGCCGAAGTGGAGAACAAACGGGTGATAAAAACGTTGTTGAAGGCCAAACAGTTACGGCATATCGACTACGATTTTGTGCATTTTGATTCGCCCGATGAACGTGGGATTGATACGGCGTTGATCTATCATAAAAAGCACTTTGGGGTAA from Flagellimonas oceani encodes the following:
- a CDS encoding DUF3078 domain-containing protein; amino-acid sequence: MKKSLFIAMSFFVVSMASAQTEEELKAQIAPKKDSIAAIQSRVNALQAQLDALPGWKIGAFGTIGGSLSQFNNWFAQGIPNNSSGNIGFTVNAFANLQEEKFFWRNAANVNLAWVKLDDKDDPTDDDSFRQATDVFNISSLYGRKLSEKFAISALAEYRTTILSNFNDPGYLDLGVGATWTPIPDLVVVMHPLNYNFVFSSEDNIFESSMGAKIVADYTKQIGAVSFKSNLSLFQSYKSSDLSNWTWTNSFSYKLWKMIGVGFDFGLRNNKQETLNYIVNNAPTPNPDATFDTIDNELQTYWTLGLSYKF
- the hflX gene encoding GTPase HflX, whose amino-acid sequence is MLEKKSIEYEKAVLIGVLNQYQDEDKVKEYLDELEFLTYTAGGEVEKRFIQRIDVPNPKTYIGSGKMEEVRQFVKENEIGSVIFDDELSPAQQNNIEKLLKCKVLDRTSLILDIFAQRAKTSYARTQVELAQYEYLLPRLTGLWTHLERQRGGIGMRGPGETEIETDRRIVRDRIALLKKKLAKIDRQMETQRGNRGSLVRVALVGYTNVGKSTLMNVISKSDVFAENKLFATLDTTVRKVVLGNLPFLLSDTVGFIRKLPTQLVESFKSTLDEVREADLLLHVVDISHPNFEEHIDSVNQILDEIESSDKPCIMVFNKIDQYRPEEIDEDDLVTERTSAHFTLEEWKKTWFNKIGDKALFISALNKENMDEFRKRVYDAVRDIHVTRFPYNNFLYPEHLDEY